The Rhinolophus sinicus isolate RSC01 linkage group LG15, ASM3656204v1, whole genome shotgun sequence region TCATGAGGCCTTGCCTGGCTCCCTGCCCCCGGCCCACCCTGGGGCCCAGTTCGGACCTGTGTCTTGCCCGTGAGGTCACATCTTAGGGAAGGACCCATTGGATGTAGGACAGCGCCAGTTTTGCTGTGCTGTGCCCTCCTGACCCTAGTCTGGATCTGGACCTACTCTGGGGGCCCCCTGGTCTGGGCACTAGTGTCCGTACTTGCCCGCTGTATCCTGCTCCCACTTCTCAAACAAGGCCTTCCGAGCCTGAGCACTGGAGGTGCGAGGCAGCGTCTGTGACCTCACCAGCTCCCGGCGGCGCTCCCCCTGGCGATGGGCCTGAGCGGTGGCTGGCGGCTGTGGGGACGGGGGCGACTGGGGAGGCGTTACTAGAGCTGGGCTGAGGAGAGAACCACCGAGTCAGGAATACAGGTCCAGCCATCACCAGCTCACACAGGCCCCAGGCTCCTCCTCCCCACTGAGTGAGGAATGAGGCAGAAATGGGGGCTACTGTGGCAGGCGGAAAGAAAGTACCACTTGCTCTAGTCTCTGACCAGTTAGGCAGGTTTTCTGAACTGAGCTGCTGTCTGAAGCAGGCAGCCTGGCCAGCACGCCCAACTCAGGGAGGGAGACTGGGCCCCCTCATGGGTGAGGGTGTCCGTgcctggggcaggcagggagcaTCCTCTTAGGCGGGAGGTGTACCCAGAACTAGTCCCACCAGGACCAGActcccctcctccaccaccaATAGATAAGACCCCCCTTTGTTTTCCCCCACTAGAACCGTTTGCCAGAAAGTCACAACTCTTttattattaagagaaaaaagaaagccaagcCAGTCCTCCAACCCTACCTCCCCACCAACCCCACAGCCCAGCTGGCCTGGGGCAATGCGGGGACACCTACAGGCCAGGAGGCCTGTACCACAAGCCCCTGCAGGCTTGCCTCAGCCTACGGCCTCTTCAGGTACCTCCACAGTACACAGGCAGGAAGCACCCCGGCTCGAGGGACCCCAGCCAGGGTGGATGGATGAAGAGGACAGTTGGAGACATGCTCTTACCCTCCTTCCTCCAGGGGGACTGAGACACTCTTCCTATCTTTTGACAGACTTGCTTTAAAGGGTCCATAGAGAAACCAGCCTGCAGCCATATTTCTCCCAACAAAACTCTCCAGCCAAACCCTGCTGCCTCATTTCCCCTGCTCCAATCCTACCCAGCAACCCTGCTGCCTTAGTTCTCTGGAGGCACCAACCCAAGGAGTGTACCTCCTCCTGTGACCAGCACAGGGAGCTCCCTACAGGTGGCCTGGGCATCCTGGGTCCAAGGCAAAGCCCAGATGACACCTGTGGAGCGATGGCCCCACCCACCAGGAACGTGGGAACATGAGCCCTGACTCACCTGTCATTGTTTCTGCCTGCTGTCACTGCCCCATAGCCAGAGCCCAACAAAGACAGTGGGAGAGAAGAATTCTTCTCTGCAGaacaaagggaaggagagaaagaacaaaCCCTGGTCGCAGGGAGGGGCAGTGCgacccttctgcctccctcctgtgCCCCAGCCCTGTGTATTTACTCAGCATCACTGCACAGACAGGCAGGACCCCTGGGCTAAGCTGGCCGCACCTTGGCCAACAGTTGAGGAGAAAGGAGGCTGGGAACATAGAGCAATGACATAAAAGAGGTCTTTTAAAGTGTCCCCACCTGCTTCTGAGAACACAGGGCCCAGGGCCTCCTGTGCTACGTATCCAGCAAACATTTTGTTCCCGATCCCTCATTTTGGAAGCCCATAGAGTCCCACCTCAGGTCTACCACTGACACCTGACCacgggcggggtgggggggcttaTGCCAAAAGGTACAGGCTAAGAGGCCACCTTCTAACCACAACCTCAACCAGTAATAAGAGCCAGGGTTGTCACCCACAGAGGATGACACTACTGCACAGCATCTCTGGGAGAGGAGTTAGGCAAGGTTGGGCCCCACTGGATGGCACAGACAGTGTAGAGAAGGGGGTCACAGTGACAGGCAGAGGGGGCACTAGGGCTTTGCCCCAAGTTTTCTGAGTCTCTTGCTAATCCCCCAGCGCCTGCCCACCCTCCCGGACCAGAGGTGGGGTCAAGCCCTAAGCCCCTGCTCCCCTGCTCCTACCACTGGAACTGGGAGTCCAGGGTGTGGTGGCATCGCTGGGGCTCGAGCTGAGGCCCCCCAGGACGGTGGCAGACGTGGGCGAGAGACCTGTGGTCGAGGTCTCCCCAGAAAACCTCTCGGAGACCCGCGTGATGGCCGTGACTGGCTGGTGGGGCAGCCGCAAGGGGAGGCTCGCAGGGCGAGGCTTGGGCGGCTCTGGTGCTGGGAAGGTCTGGGCGGCTTCAGGGGGTCCATCACCTGGACCTGGAACATGTGACCAGAGGGAGAGCGGTAGGTGTCAGTCATGGCATCCACAGGGGCCTCAGACCCCCAGGCGAGCTCCAGCCTCCCTGAACCCTCTTCTGGCTACCCGCTACCTCCACGGTCGCCCTGACCTCTCCTGTCTCCGTGACCTCTCCCTACTGGGGACTCTCGCTGCTCCAACCAGAGCTGACCTCCGCTCCAACTTCCC contains the following coding sequences:
- the SMTNL2 gene encoding smoothelin-like protein 2 isoform X3; this encodes MRRTSNPCIIENGHQPGTGPGDGPPEAAQTFPAPEPPKPRPASLPLRLPHQPVTAITRVSERFSGETSTTGLSPTSATVLGGLSSSPSDATTPWTPSSSEKNSSLPLSLLGSGYGAVTAGRNNDSPALVTPPQSPPSPQPPATAQAHRQGERRRELVRSQTLPRTSSAQARKALFEKWEQDTAGKGKGEARAKLKRSQSFGVASASSIKQILLEWCRSKTLGYQHVDLQNFSSSWSDGMAFCALVHSFFPDAFDYSTLSPTQRQKNFELAFTMAENLANCERLIEVDDMMLMGRKPDPMCVFTYVQSLYNHLRHFE